From Paenibacillus polymyxa, the proteins below share one genomic window:
- a CDS encoding phosphonate ABC transporter ATP-binding protein — protein MIKIRKLTKQVGPERTPLLRGIDAEIHQGEFIAIVGPSGSGKTTLLRCLALHESWEEGSLIVGGNDVLKSGWTGKMKLKREWAYLEQNPHLNMNRTALKNVLIGRSGQTPWWRMVTGMVRSDDYMGAMDVLEDLGLLDKAHDKCDKLSGGERQRVATARALVHGAKVILADEPVNGLDPASAAHVLETFRKLCSDERVTIITVLPLEMAERFASRIWGLNEGELVFDIQGRRLTQAEKNKL, from the coding sequence ATGATTAAAATTCGGAAGCTGACCAAGCAAGTGGGGCCTGAACGTACCCCGTTGCTTCGAGGGATTGATGCTGAAATTCATCAGGGTGAATTCATTGCTATAGTGGGGCCAAGCGGAAGTGGTAAAACGACACTTCTTCGCTGTCTTGCTTTACATGAATCTTGGGAAGAAGGCAGTTTAATTGTAGGAGGCAATGATGTACTGAAATCCGGGTGGACAGGCAAGATGAAATTAAAGCGGGAATGGGCATATCTGGAGCAAAATCCGCATCTTAATATGAATCGGACCGCTCTTAAAAATGTGCTCATTGGCAGATCGGGTCAGACCCCCTGGTGGAGAATGGTTACTGGCATGGTGCGTTCCGACGACTATATGGGAGCGATGGACGTTCTGGAGGATCTGGGTCTGCTGGATAAGGCGCATGATAAATGCGACAAACTCAGCGGCGGCGAACGGCAGCGGGTAGCCACAGCGCGTGCTCTCGTTCACGGAGCCAAGGTTATTTTAGCTGATGAGCCTGTAAATGGACTTGATCCTGCCTCAGCAGCGCATGTACTGGAAACCTTTCGCAAGCTGTGTTCTGACGAACGAGTAACAATCATTACTGTACTGCCGCTGGAAATGGCTGAACGTTTTGCTTCCCGAATCTGGGGGCTGAATGAGGGCGAGCTGGTGTTTGATATCCAGGGAAGACGATTGACACAGGCAGAAAAGAACAAATTGTGA
- a CDS encoding MFS transporter, with amino-acid sequence MSSSLRVHYFILIAVIIVAGLCQGLLLPILSISLEQMGVSSSLNGMNAAALYIGSFAMTLVAERTLGWLGFKKLMAGGLVLVLITLLLFPLIPDIRIWFVLRLLVGIGDSALHYSAQLWILLVTPPENRGRNISFYGMSYGLGFALGPLGLWLLDYGMLVPFAALAFLCLLVLLLVLIKLPDSRPEKQETEARPAQRFRRSYSWAWYALLPAFLYGYMEASLNSNFPVYGLRIGFHTDEIAALLPFVSLGGLVLQLPLGILSDRWGRKKVLMSVGIAGGLSFMLLPWSGNHFMFTLVLLTIAGGLVGSFFSLGLAYAADLLPKSFLAAANVLASFHFNLGSVVGPNISGGLLDIGTQGSMFLVLGGSYIVFGLLGLFSRKRVPAV; translated from the coding sequence ATGTCGTCGTCGTTACGTGTTCATTATTTTATTTTAATTGCAGTTATTATTGTTGCTGGATTATGTCAGGGTTTACTATTACCTATTTTGTCGATTTCTTTGGAACAAATGGGGGTTTCGTCTTCGCTAAACGGAATGAACGCGGCTGCACTGTATATTGGTTCATTTGCAATGACACTGGTGGCTGAACGGACTTTGGGATGGCTGGGGTTCAAAAAGCTGATGGCCGGTGGTCTTGTGCTTGTGCTCATTACCCTGCTGCTGTTCCCGCTAATTCCTGATATTCGGATTTGGTTCGTACTGCGTCTGCTCGTAGGTATTGGAGACAGTGCGTTGCACTATTCTGCGCAGTTGTGGATATTGCTAGTAACTCCACCAGAGAATCGAGGCCGCAACATTTCCTTTTATGGTATGTCTTACGGTCTGGGTTTTGCATTAGGCCCATTGGGATTATGGCTACTCGATTATGGAATGCTGGTTCCATTTGCTGCGTTGGCTTTTTTGTGCTTGCTTGTGTTGCTGTTAGTGTTAATCAAGTTACCTGACTCAAGACCCGAGAAGCAGGAAACTGAGGCGCGTCCCGCACAAAGATTCCGACGCAGCTATAGCTGGGCATGGTATGCTCTGTTGCCTGCATTTCTATACGGTTATATGGAAGCGAGCCTGAACAGTAATTTTCCAGTCTATGGCCTGCGTATTGGCTTCCATACCGATGAAATTGCTGCTTTGCTGCCTTTCGTTAGTTTGGGAGGCTTAGTGTTGCAACTGCCTTTGGGTATATTAAGTGACCGTTGGGGACGTAAAAAAGTGCTAATGAGCGTAGGTATAGCGGGAGGATTGTCCTTTATGTTGCTACCCTGGAGTGGTAATCATTTTATGTTCACTTTGGTATTGCTGACCATCGCAGGTGGATTGGTAGGCTCCTTTTTCTCACTCGGTTTGGCCTATGCAGCTGACCTGTTGCCCAAATCATTTTTGGCGGCTGCAAATGTGCTGGCATCCTTTCATTTTAATCTGGGAAGTGTGGTCGGACCTAATATTAGCGGAGGGTTGCTAGACATTGGAACTCAAGGCAGCATGTTTCTAGTTCTTGGAGGTAGTTACATTGTTTTCGGATTGTTGGGTCTGTTTTCCCGAAAAAGAGTACCGGCGGTTTAA